The following proteins come from a genomic window of Aspergillus oryzae RIB40 DNA, chromosome 4:
- a CDS encoding uncharacterized protein (predicted protein) → MVQIQDLPIEVLSRCLSFIKWPGLPLNPFTIDTFIIPHQAMRNLMNISLVSRKFRDLAQPFLFRDLEDLSLDGTPSRFIRFLKAIIMRPQLRKYVHSVTLHPMESDSLEKFGENLPSHDIEFFTRALQEEALLSDMTVGFASLLLALLLTKTPNLRMLSLCGTAFSMRPLNPLFVRDPSFLSNLEELHLEGDQQNPDYNIATFHRLFTRPRLKLLACDSGQLEGNDIPTSWAPNTLAVEEIRLTNCDLNYNSLKRLIQTCKKLVHFIFLGWSIDNDPTDVWSSSLTLHFDEVDLIEALLPHQDTLEFLGIEFFDSHVPSRLESLEKFPGGKMPSLRDFPVLSELTIQFSLLTPRPEFPSALKRLTITNCTTSIWDMTHCIASDCKSGRYPELEQIIVLTVDITQLMELDKQNIPDGQTPEECLLSLRNLFKGTKVDYQIEPYPKREDLFPMRGFMNDGFSEDDFSEGESETEGSVDHDDREDQLN, encoded by the coding sequence ATGGTTCAAATTCAGGATCTCCCCATCGAGGTCCTGTCTCGttgtctctctttcattAAGTGGCCCGGTCTGCCCCTTAACCCCTTCACGATAGATACATTTATTATCCCACATCAAGCTATGCGCAATTTGATGAACATATCCCTTGTATCACGGAAGTTCCGAGACCTAGCACAGCCATTCTTGTTCCGTGATCTCGAGGATCTCAGTCTCGATGGCACACCGAGCCGGTTTATTCGCTTCTTAAAAGCTATCATCATGCGCCCACAGCTCAGGAAGTACGTACATTCTGTCACTTTGCACCCGATGGAGAGTGATTCGCTTGAGAAATTCGGGGAAAATCTACCCAGTCATGACATAGAATTTTTCACGCGTGCTCTTCAGGAGGAGGCGTTACTGTCGGACATGACTGTGGGATTTGCCAGCCTCTTGCTAGCTCTATTACTCACCAAGACCCCAAATTTGCGTATGCTCTCACTCTGTGGCACTGCGTTTTCCATGAGGCCACTTAACCCTCTGTTTGTCCGTGACCCGTCTTTCTTGTCCAACCTTGAAGAGCTTCACCTCGAGGGAGACCAACAAAACCCAGACTACAATATCGCAACATTTCATAGACTTTTTACCCGGCCACGTTTGAAGCTTCTCGCCTGTGACTCTGGACAGCTCGAGGGCAACGATATTCCTACCTCCTGGGCTCCCAACACGCTCGCAGTGGAGGAAATCCGCCTCACTAACTGCGACCTGAACTACAATAGCCTAAAGCGATTAATCCAGACATGCAAGAAACTGGtgcacttcatcttcctcggtTGGAGCATCGATAATGATCCGACAGATGTTTGGAGCAGCAGTCTGACTCTTCATTTTGACGAAGTCGATCTAATCGAAGCACTCCTACCACACCAGGACACCCTGGAATTTCTTGGTATAGAATTTTTTGACAGCCACGTCCCTAGTCGGCTTGAGTCGCTCGAGAAATTTCCGGGAGGGAAGATGCCTTCACTACGTGACTTCCCTGTTTTGAGTGAGCTCACAATCCAATTCAGTCTTCTTACGCCGCGCCCGGAATTTCCTTCCGCTTTGAAGCGACTGACTATTACGAACTGTACCACGTCTATCTGGGATATGACTCACTGTATCGCAAGCGACTGTAAAAGCGGACGTTATCCAGAGTTAGAACAAATCATAGTCCTGACGGTTGACATCACACAACTTATGGAACTGGACAAGCAGAATATTCCAGATGGTCAAACACCCGAGGAATGCCTCTTGAGTCTCCGAAATTTGTTCAAGGGTACAAAAGTTGATTACCAAATCGAGCCCTACCCAAAGCGAGAGGATTTGTTTCCCATGCGTGGCTTTATGAATGACGGCTTTTCGGAGGATGACTTCTCAGAGGGGGAATCTGAGACAGAGGGCTCGGTTGACCATGACGACAGGGAGGATCAGTTAAACTAG
- a CDS encoding alpha/beta hydrolase (predicted protein), whose amino-acid sequence MSQYQFLSLATKPNAQLCYSFQPAVGTVDHVLVVFVNGLGLPQTSWEGVIARLQAQPPAPGLPAMLTYDRYGQGQTTDRDPGDITAEDPMHGHDTLTVVRDLHQLLTQIASEKMGISDLSRLPLVLVSNSIGGALARLYAQEYPGTVAGLLFLDSVLANSDFVSIYPDPDAPGFDPTSLPEGVTVDSIRAARAYMQRVFHPSNGSREGLSRKNLAQLLPDSDGPKLQGPDGRGPWVTVVGHEFEAFKVEFEQMSGALPRLTEVYMNPYWHRFNQGLAKLTEPDRSKGPLLAPGAGHFVQRDNPEFVFNELRGILDRVL is encoded by the coding sequence ATGTCTCAGTATCAATTCTTGTCACTGGCTACCAAGCCAAACGCTCAGCTCTGCTACAGCTTCCAACCGGCAGTGGGCACAGTTGATCACGTATTAGTCGTGTTTGTCAATGGCCTCGGACTACCACAAACCTCATGGGAGGGTGTCATTGCGCGCCTGCAGGCACAGCCTCCCGCCCCAGGCCTGCCCGCCATGTTGACCTATGACCGGTATGGCCAGGGCCAGACGACTGACCGTGATCCTGGTGACATCACCGCCGAGGACCCCATGCACGGTCATGATACTTTGACAGTAGTCCGTGACCTGCATCAATTGCTCACACAAATCGCATCGGAGAAAATGGGTATATCCGATCTTAGCCGTCTGCCGCTCGTGTTGGTCTCTAACTCGATTGGAGGCGCGCTGGCACGGCTCTATGCTCAAGAATACCCCGGTACTGTCGcaggtcttctttttcttgacaGCGTGCTCGCAAATTCCGACTTTGTCTCCATCTATCCCGATCCAGATGCACCAGGCTTCGATCCGACCAGCTTGCCGGAAGGGGTGACGGTGGATTCTATCCGTGCCGCTCGGGCATATATGCAACGGGTATTTCACCCCAGCAATGGGAGTCGTGAAGGACTCAGTCGAAAGAACCTGGCGCAACTCTTACCGGACAGCGATGGGCCCAAGTTGCAGGGTCCGGATGGTCGTGGTCCCTGGGTTACCGTCGTCGGTCATGAGTTCGAGGCGTTCAAGGTTGAATTCGAGCAGATGAGCGGTGCGCTCCCGAGACTCACGGAGGTCTACATGAATCCTTACTGGCATCGTTTCAATCAAGGGTTGGCCAAGCTCACCGAGCCGGATCGCAGCAAGGGCCCTCTCCTGGCCCCGGGGGCCGGTCACTTTGTCCAGAGGGACAATCCGGAGTTTGTCTTTAATGAACTGCGTGGTATTCTAGATAGGGTCCTTTGA